Within Candidatus Thermoplasmatota archaeon, the genomic segment TGTACACTAGAATTAAACCAAATATATCATTCATCATACATTTTCCTCCAAATCATCTGATAAAAGCCCCAATGAGGAATGCTATGAGGCCTAGGAATATTGCAGCTAGTGTGAATTTCCTATAAAATTTTAGGTTTGCTTTCTTTTTGAATATCAATTGCAGTGCTGTGCCAAGTAGCATCGTATCGGTAACAAATATAAGATACAAATATGGGTAGTTAAGGTAATAGATTGAGAATTCTCTCATAAAAAATGGTAAAAAACTTAATGCCACCGCAGTTATGTAAAAAATAGCGGATAGGATGTTTGACTTGCGGGCACCAATGTATTTTGGCAAGGATTTGACACCAAGTTTTTTGTCCCCCTCATAATCCATGACATCCTTCATTATCTCTCTACCAGAGCCTGCTAGGAAGGCGATTAGCGCTATGATGTATATTATCGGGTTTATGTTTTCTAAGGAAAAGATGTTGTTTTTTAGTACTGCTGCTCCTCCAAAAACAAATGGTATAGCCATTATGTATGCTATGTAGAAGTTTCCAACTAATTTTATTTTCTTCATTTTTGCATCATATAAGACTGATAGTAGGGCTGTTATTAGGGCGATTACAAAACATGTGATGTTTACAAAGTATGAGCAGATTAGGCCTAGTGGGAATAGTATGTAAAAGGAGTATAGTGCTGTTTTTGGTGATATGTCACCTCTTACTAGTGGGCGGTCTGTTCTCTTGTTTATTCTATCGATTTCTAGGTCGTAGT encodes:
- a CDS encoding UbiA family prenyltransferase, with amino-acid sequence MKKLKAIWELMRLEHGVMLFLAILIGSVISQKTIYQNIDLPLVSVLLTFFTALFLEASTFALNDYYDLEIDRINKRTDRPLVRGDISPKTALYSFYILFPLGLICSYFVNITCFVIALITALLSVLYDAKMKKIKLVGNFYIAYIMAIPFVFGGAAVLKNNIFSLENINPIIYIIALIAFLAGSGREIMKDVMDYEGDKKLGVKSLPKYIGARKSNILSAIFYITAVALSFLPFFMREFSIYYLNYPYLYLIFVTDTMLLGTALQLIFKKKANLKFYRKFTLAAIFLGLIAFLIGAFIR